From the genome of Halorussus caseinilyticus, one region includes:
- a CDS encoding glycosyl transferase family 2, with amino-acid sequence MEYGQERIATLHDLTGTVPDAPTDRAAVVVPMTEREYAGLAAERVLSELESVAPGEVVVALRAPPEKVAPFLDWLEGFDLPLSVVWCNGPGVTDLLADRGLNGEAGKGRDVWLALGVAAADSEYVAVHDADAKTYEAGDVARLLYPLDRGYDFSKGYYARVENGKLYGRLCRLFYAPLVRALADATPGAEVLEYLDSFRYALAGEFAASASFVRALRVERHWGLEVGTLGEAFGYAGFDGTAQVDLGRYEHDHRAVSGPTGLSDMSRHVGRALLRAVQAHGVTPEYDTLPDRYRRVAETFVEQYAADAGFNGLGYDPSEEREQVDIYAEAISPPGDDRRLPAWREVELTPAEVLSASREDVSAVRGR; translated from the coding sequence ATGGAGTACGGACAGGAGCGCATCGCTACCCTCCACGACCTGACGGGCACCGTCCCCGACGCGCCGACGGACCGCGCGGCGGTCGTCGTCCCGATGACCGAACGGGAGTACGCCGGACTCGCCGCCGAGCGAGTTCTCTCGGAGTTAGAGTCGGTCGCACCCGGCGAGGTGGTCGTCGCCCTGCGCGCGCCGCCCGAGAAAGTCGCGCCGTTTCTGGATTGGCTCGAAGGGTTCGACCTGCCGCTGTCGGTGGTGTGGTGCAACGGACCGGGCGTCACCGACCTGCTGGCCGACCGGGGACTCAACGGCGAGGCCGGGAAGGGCCGGGACGTGTGGCTGGCGCTCGGGGTCGCCGCCGCCGACAGCGAGTACGTCGCGGTCCACGACGCCGACGCCAAGACCTACGAGGCCGGAGACGTGGCGCGACTGCTCTACCCGCTCGACCGGGGCTACGACTTCTCGAAGGGGTACTACGCCCGCGTCGAGAACGGGAAGCTCTACGGGCGGCTCTGTCGGTTGTTCTACGCGCCGCTGGTTCGGGCGCTCGCCGACGCGACTCCCGGCGCGGAGGTGCTGGAGTACCTCGACTCGTTCCGGTACGCGCTCGCCGGGGAGTTCGCCGCCAGTGCGTCGTTCGTCCGGGCGCTCCGGGTCGAGCGCCACTGGGGACTGGAGGTCGGCACGCTCGGCGAGGCGTTCGGCTACGCCGGGTTCGACGGGACCGCGCAGGTGGACCTCGGGCGGTACGAACACGACCACCGGGCGGTGTCGGGACCGACGGGTCTCTCGGACATGAGTCGCCACGTCGGGCGGGCTCTCCTCCGTGCGGTGCAAGCCCACGGCGTGACCCCCGAGTACGACACTCTGCCCGACCGCTATCGCCGGGTCGCCGAGACGTTCGTGGAGCAGTACGCCGCCGACGCCGGATTCAACGGACTCGGCTACGACCCGAGCGAAGAGCGAGAACAGGTGGACATCTACGCCGAGGCGATTTCTCCGCCCGGCGACGACCGGCGGCTTCCGGCGTGGCGCGAAGTCGAGTTGACGCCCGCCGAAGTTCTCTCGGCCTCCCGCGAGGACGTGTCGGCGGTCCGCGGCCGATAG
- a CDS encoding redoxin domain-containing protein: MVEVGDDAPDFTAPLANGDVEPFTLSENLDDSPVVLAFFPAAFTGVCTTEMATFEEELDEFEDAGANVYGVSVDAPFSLNEFRDQEGLSFGLVSDSNKEIIDAYDVEMDFADMGYYGVAKRSVFVVNGDGEVTYEWVSDDPGVEPDYEEVREAAEAAE, from the coding sequence ATGGTCGAAGTCGGCGACGACGCACCTGATTTCACTGCACCGCTCGCAAACGGCGACGTAGAACCCTTCACCCTCTCGGAGAACCTCGACGACTCGCCCGTCGTCCTCGCGTTCTTCCCCGCGGCGTTCACCGGGGTCTGTACCACGGAGATGGCGACGTTCGAGGAGGAACTCGACGAGTTCGAGGACGCGGGCGCGAACGTCTACGGCGTCAGCGTGGACGCGCCGTTCTCGCTCAACGAGTTCCGCGACCAAGAGGGTCTGAGCTTCGGTCTCGTCAGCGACTCGAACAAGGAGATTATCGACGCCTACGACGTGGAGATGGACTTCGCGGACATGGGTTACTACGGCGTCGCCAAGCGCTCGGTCTTCGTCGTCAACGGCGACGGCGAAGTCACCTACGAGTGGGTCAGCGACGACCCCGGCGTCGAACCCGACTACGAGGAAGTCCGCGAAGCGGCCGAAGCCGCCGAATAG
- a CDS encoding Sec-independent protein translocase subunit TatA/TatB: MAQMIPLFGPVPGGMEMMVILLIAVLLFGANKIPKLARSTGEAMGEFKKGRQEVEDELREMQESGGSGDIDDEDYETETATDAGADAGGE, from the coding sequence ATGGCACAGATGATTCCACTGTTCGGACCCGTGCCGGGCGGGATGGAGATGATGGTGATTCTCCTCATCGCCGTCCTGCTGTTCGGCGCGAACAAGATTCCGAAACTCGCCCGCTCGACCGGCGAGGCGATGGGTGAGTTCAAGAAGGGGCGTCAAGAAGTCGAAGACGAACTCCGCGAGATGCAAGAGAGCGGCGGTAGCGGCGACATCGACGACGAGGACTACGAGACCGAGACGGCGACGGACGCCGGGGCCGACGCTGGCGGCGAGTAA
- the hpt gene encoding hypoxanthine/guanine phosphoribosyltransferase encodes MDKLKQSLLDAPIIEKNGYHYFVHPISDGIPMLEPGLLREIVIQIIRKTELEGVDKIVTPAAMGIHISTAVSLMTDIPLVVIRKREYGLEGEVALSQQTGYSENEMYVNNVRDGDRVLLLDDVLSTGGTMKAITEALEHIGADVADVLAVIKKEGPNELDDTDYDVKTLINVDVRDGEVVITDEHGDG; translated from the coding sequence ATGGATAAACTGAAGCAGTCGCTGCTCGACGCGCCCATTATCGAGAAGAACGGCTACCACTACTTCGTACACCCAATCAGCGACGGGATTCCGATGCTGGAACCCGGCCTGCTTCGGGAGATAGTCATCCAAATCATCCGAAAGACGGAACTCGAAGGCGTGGACAAAATCGTCACCCCTGCGGCGATGGGCATCCACATCTCGACTGCGGTGTCGCTGATGACCGACATCCCGCTGGTGGTCATCCGCAAGCGCGAGTACGGACTGGAGGGCGAAGTCGCGCTCTCCCAGCAGACCGGATACAGCGAGAACGAGATGTACGTCAACAACGTCCGCGACGGCGACCGAGTTCTCCTGCTCGACGACGTTCTCAGCACGGGCGGGACGATGAAGGCCATCACGGAGGCGCTCGAACACATCGGCGCGGACGTGGCGGACGTACTGGCGGTCATCAAGAAGGAAGGCCCGAACGAACTGGACGACACCGACTACGACGTGAAGACGCTCATCAACGTGGACGTTCGAGACGGGGAAGTCGTCATCACGGACGAACACGGCGACGGATAG